A stretch of Lathyrus oleraceus cultivar Zhongwan6 chromosome 6, CAAS_Psat_ZW6_1.0, whole genome shotgun sequence DNA encodes these proteins:
- the LOC127094351 gene encoding uncharacterized protein LOC127094351, giving the protein MVTGILSGNHKVLGVSIPLNTIEPDSVTYQENIESLGKNISDDIEQTNAHKESNVDKPLGNVAGEEVHVTHDVSNNPTCEAETVDLDEFSDNELLSSVLPSIAKRVRTRREKKTVAQRSPRKKIDVPTSSKTKVAVESSLKRKVHGPTKSWSKGVPKKKKTKSVVVESDSDASCDVPDTLSKKNQPLASLQLVSLRWKYVYQKRLALERELAQNVLDCKDIMDLIQEAGLMKIVTQFSKCYEMLVKEFIVNLSEEYADGKSKEFRKVYVRGKCVNFSPSVINKYLGRPDVAQPELEIGAANWVPTNHKSTVAVMLGKFIYVAGTKANFDYGSYIFDQTLKHAGSFSVKGPIAFPSLICGIVLNQFPNILIENDSVKKRDSPMSSNHKLFLGTHVPDIVMTTGETSRVSKQPGKADVIAMLKETCRELEARKLNLEKLISTLEMTEGDVLGEAVAVAEEAERRGEEGEADASPDDGTDDDADSESDN; this is encoded by the exons ATGGTGACTGGAATACTGTCTGGTAATCATAAGGTCCTTGGGGTTTCCATTCCCTTAAACACTATTGAACCTGATAGTGTTACTTATCAAGAAAATATTGAGTCTTTAGGAAAGAATATCTCTGATGATATTGAGCAAACTAATGCTCATAAGGAGTCAAATGTTGACAAACCCTTAGGTAATGTGGCTGGTGAGGAAGTTCATGTCACTCATGATGTCAGTAACAACCCTACCTGTGAGGCTGAAACAGTAGACCTGGATGAATTTTCTGATAATGAGTTGTTGTCCTCAGTCctccctagcatagccaaaagggttaggactaggagagaaaagAAAACAGTGGCTCAAAGGTCCCCCAGAAAGAAGATTGATGTTCCAACCTCTTCCAAGACAAAGGTGGCAGTCGAGAGTTCCCTCAAGAGGAAAGTTCATGGTCCAaccaaatcttggagcaaaggGGTGCCCAAGAAAAAGAAGACCAAGTCTGTTGTTGTTGAGTCTGACTCAGATGCTTCATGTGATGTCCCTGACACTTTGTCAAAGAAGAAccaaccactagcaagcttgcagctagtgtccctgag GTGGAAATATGTTTATCAGAAGAGGCTGGCTTTGGAAAGGGAATTAGCTCAGAATGTCCTAGACTGTAAGGATATTATGGACCTTATTCAAGAGGCTGGTTTAATGAAGATTGTGACTCAGTTCTCAAAGTGCTATGAGATGTTGGTGAAGGAATTTATTGTTAATTTGTCTGAAGAATATGCTGATGGCAAGTCTAAGGAATTCAGGAAAGTGTATGTGAGAGGCAAGTGTGTAAATTTCTCTCCCTCAGTGATCAACAAGTATTTGGGAAGGCCTGATGTagctcaacctgagcttgag ATTGGAGCTGCTAACTGGGTGCCCACCAATCATAAATCTACAGTTGCTGTAATGCTTGGAAAGTTTATATATGTTGCTGGAACCAAGGCCAATTTTGACTATGGCTCCTATATTTTTGATCAAACTTTGAAGCATGCAGgaagcttcagtgtgaagggtcctatagcctttccttctcTCATTTGTGGTATTGTTTTGAATCAGTTTCCAAACATCTTAATAGAGAATGATTCTGTGAAGAAAAGAGACAGCCCTATGTCCTCCAATCATAAGTTGTTCCTAGGTACccatgtccctgacattgtcatgacaaCAGGTGAGACATCACGTGTAAGCAAACAACCAGGTAAAGCCGATGTCATTGCAATGCTCAAAGAAACTTGCAGGGAGTtagaggcaaggaagctgaaCTTGGAAAAATTGATCAGCACTTTGGAGATGACTGAAGGTGATGTGCTTGGTGAAGCTGTTGCTGTTGCAGAAGAAGCTGAAAGACGGGGTGAAGAGGGAGAAGCAGATGCCAGTCCTGATGATGGCACAGATGATGATGCTGACTCTGAGTCAGATAACTAG